The Actinomycetota bacterium genome includes the window GCATTTATTATTTGATGATCATCAATTGCATATGGAAATGGTATTAATATAGAAGGAATACCCAGACAGATGATCTCGGATATGGTATTTGCTCCCGCCCGACAAATAACTAAATCTGATGCTGCGTAAGCAAAATGCATATCATGAACATACGGTAAAAATTTATAATTTTTAACCTCTTCATTCTTAAAAGTTCTCAAAAACCTTTTTTTAAACCCTTCGTAATTTTTTATCCCAGTGATGTGTAAAAATTGAATGTCTTTTATTTTGTCAAGATATAAGATAACATCCAACATAAATCTATTTATTGCAAGTGACCCTTGACTTCCACCAGAAATTAGAACGGTTTTTTTATTTGGATCTAAACCAAAATATTCTCGAGCCCATTCTTTTGAGGGAATATTATATAAATCCTCTCTAACTATATTTCCAACAAAATTATACTTTTTATCAGATGTCTCTTCTAATGTTTTTTTGTGACTAACAAAAATCATATCAACCCATTTTTTTAAAAATCTATTTGCTCTACCCATTATCACATTAGGCTCAAATAAAGCAGTCTTTTTCCTTAAAATTGATCCAGCAAGAACTGTTGGAGCACAAGCATATCCACCCATCCCCAAAATGACATCAGGTTTATATTTCAATATTAAAAAGATTGACTGAAAAAAACCAATTGATAAAAGTAATAAGCTATAAAATCTATCAAAAAGATTATTATTTCTGAATCCTCTTGATTTTATTATTTCAAATTGAAAATCTGTCTTTGCAATTAACTTTCTCTCTAACTTCCTCTCTGTACCTACCCATACAATTTTAATGTTATCTTTAATATTTCTAATTTTTTTTGCTAATGCTATTGCAGGATAAATATGACCACCCGTACCCCCACCGCTAATCATTATCTTCATAATCTAACTCACTCTTTTCTCCCTTTGCAATATTTAATAATATTCCAATTGATACTAAAGATGTAATTAATGACGAACCTCCAGTACTTATAAGTGGAAGAGGTACACCAGTTACAGGTAGCAATCCACTTACAACACCTATATTTATTAATGCCTGTCCAACTATATATATTGTAATTCCAACTGCTAATAATTTGCCAAGTTGATTTTTAGTACGAAGACATAAAGACATTCCAGCAATAGCAAATACTAAATATAAAACAACCACAAAAAGAGAGCCTATTAAACCTAGCTCTTCGCCTATTATTGCAAATATAAAATCAGTATGAGGATTAGGTAAATAAGCCAATTTTTGTATACTCTTACCAAGGCCTTTACCAAAAATACCTCCAGATCCCAAAGCTATAAGAGCTTGTTTTAATTGATAATTATCACTATTTGTATCAGTATCTTCACCTGAATATTCAGATAAAAAACTGGTAATTCTTTCCATTCTGTATTCTGCCTTTGTAATATACAAACCAACAATTAAAAGCCAGATTATCAAAATCAATAGCAAGTGTCGAAATTTAACTTTACCAGTGAAAAGGATGACAAAAAGAGATAACCATATTATTACTGCTGTACCCAAATCAGGTTGTAAAAAAATTAAATACGTAATTATAGCTGAAATTAAAAGTAGTGGAATTACTAAGTGTATAAATCTATTAATGGACTTCTTCTTCCTAACCAAAATGTCCGAAGCAAAAATAATTAAACTTATTTTTGCAAATTCTGAGGGTTGTAGGGAAAAAATTCCCAGATCTATCCAACTTCGAGAACCCCCTGCACTGATACCTATTTCCGGAATTAATACCAATATCAGCAATATTACATTTACAAATATCAAAAGATATGATAGATAACGATATTTATTAAATGGGATATTCATTACAAAAGCTAAAACCACTATTCCAGCCATGGCATGAAGAAGATGCTTTTTCAAAAGATAAAATGAATCATCAAAATATCTTCTTGAATACTCCGTAGAAGAACTGGATATCATAATTATCCCAATTGTAAATAGAAGAATAGTTGATATTAATATGGTGAAATATTCTTTCGA containing:
- the ftsW gene encoding putative lipid II flippase FtsW produces the protein MERIKFSKEYFTILISTILLFTIGIIMISSSSTEYSRRYFDDSFYLLKKHLLHAMAGIVVLAFVMNIPFNKYRYLSYLLIFVNVILLILVLIPEIGISAGGSRSWIDLGIFSLQPSEFAKISLIIFASDILVRKKKSINRFIHLVIPLLLISAIITYLIFLQPDLGTAVIIWLSLFVILFTGKVKFRHLLLILIIWLLIVGLYITKAEYRMERITSFLSEYSGEDTDTNSDNYQLKQALIALGSGGIFGKGLGKSIQKLAYLPNPHTDFIFAIIGEELGLIGSLFVVVLYLVFAIAGMSLCLRTKNQLGKLLAVGITIYIVGQALINIGVVSGLLPVTGVPLPLISTGGSSLITSLVSIGILLNIAKGEKSELDYEDND
- the murG gene encoding undecaprenyldiphospho-muramoylpentapeptide beta-N-acetylglucosaminyltransferase, which gives rise to MKIMISGGGTGGHIYPAIALAKKIRNIKDNIKIVWVGTERKLERKLIAKTDFQFEIIKSRGFRNNNLFDRFYSLLLLSIGFFQSIFLILKYKPDVILGMGGYACAPTVLAGSILRKKTALFEPNVIMGRANRFLKKWVDMIFVSHKKTLEETSDKKYNFVGNIVREDLYNIPSKEWAREYFGLDPNKKTVLISGGSQGSLAINRFMLDVILYLDKIKDIQFLHITGIKNYEGFKKRFLRTFKNEEVKNYKFLPYVHDMHFAYAASDLVICRAGANTISEIICLGIPSILIPFPYAIDDHQIINAKILKDIDAAIVIPENKLSATDLSDIIYTLIKDEKRLCEIGDLAKTLHQPKAVEKMSRGLIKLAEK